One genomic window of Catenulispora sp. MAP5-51 includes the following:
- a CDS encoding type I polyketide synthase, translating to MDNEAKLLDYLKRVSTELDQTRDRLRQAEQRAREPIAIIGMACRFPGRVDSPEDLWRLVDQGTDAVSSFPTDRGWDLDALYDPDPDHAGTSYVRTGGFIDAAAFDAGFFDISPREATAIDPQQRLLLETAWEAIERAGIRPETLRGGRTGVYVGTSGQDYWDEVVADVPAEYEGYLGLSTAASVLAGRIAYTLGLEGPAVTVDTACSSSLVALHLAGQALRQDECTLALAAGVSVLATPGAFVAFSRQRGLSSDGRCHAFSDDADGTGWAEGVGVLVLERLSDAQRNGHPVLAVIRGSAVNQDGASNGLTAPNGPSQQRVIRQALTNAGLTAADIDAVEAHGTGTALGDPIEAQALINTYGRGRPDGRPLWLGTLKSNIGHTQAAAGIAGIMKMTVSMQHGVLPRTLHVTRPTTKIDWTDGHVRLLTEAQPWPVGDRPRWAGVSAFGVSGTNAHVILEEPPAPQPQPQPTPVPAPFEPSAVPWLLSAKTAEGLREQAARLASHISARPESTPADVAWSLATTRTHFTHRAVVIGQDRESLLDATTAFAQGTPAPSAVAGVARAGGKTVFVFPGQGSQWVGMGVDLLQSSPVFAARIAACDQALRQYTDWSLLDVLQGATDAPPLERVDVLQPTLFAVMVALADLWQACGIRPDAVIGHSQGEIAAAHIAGALSLDDATRVVALRAQALQQLSGLGAMASISLSADATGELIAAWSNDLSVAALNGPATTIVSGETEALDQVLVHCETTGVHARRINVDYASHSSHVETIQEQILKTLAPITPRKAGIPWYSTLHSAWMTGTEADATYWYDNLRQPVAFHPAIRTLIDANHHYFIEVSPHPVLTTSITDADAAAVETLRRDHGDTTQLTTALAQLHIHGRPLDWQPLLTPGRSADLPTYAFQHRNYWLKSSRNTHSLSASGLDHSGHPLLSAALPLADSTGLVLTGRISSDSAPWTADHVVGGAVLFPGAGFAELALHAAALTGDEHTVEELTLLAPLALPARGGTRLQILVGAPADAARRSISIHTRAETADAEWECHATGFLVPATETAVPDELSTWPPVGAKALDVTGLYDRLAARGYAYGPAIQALHAAWRHGQSIYAEITLDDQAADEARAFTIHPALLDAALHAVALDAETARDDPAGTIRLPFAWNGLRLHTSGATALRVRMTPTGPDAVTLELADLATGEPVASIASLVTRPTAATTGPFRFDWSPAPIGKVGALDTASEWYDDLDTLRTATDHGTPVPTWVIVPAHTTLDEILATTQAWIADPRFAASRLVLVTENAVGPQSGSSTDQASELAGAAVWGLIRAAQSEHPDRFVLLDVDDRQSLPLADVLAAAANDEPQLAVRNGTVLAPRLVPVDPDPVSTPPAWNPDGTVLITGGTGTLGRIVARHLVDHHGIRHLLLVSRSGPQAADIDTFATEMAGAGAHVTIEACDVADKEALARLLGTVPQEHPLTGVIHAAGVLDDGVLTALTPERLRTVFRPKADAAWNLHALTQHMDLAAFVLFSSAAGTLGNPGQANYAAANAYLDGLARHRHTLGLPALSTAWGLWEQTSTMTAHLTDTLQARTTTNALPALTTERALSLLDTALASTEPTLTLVDRVPVSPRRTARSGRAVPAGTSIVTRLTGQTTARQHQLLLDLVRTQAATVLGHTTTEHLPPDRPFKDLGFDSLTAVDLRNRLTTATGLRLPATLVFDYPKPRSLADHLAELLRGDEPAPASDVPEEADPDRWGHIDALDAESLINLALHGDTGTGTSAGFDDARREM from the coding sequence GTGGACAACGAAGCGAAGCTCCTCGACTACCTGAAGCGGGTCAGCACCGAGCTGGACCAGACCCGCGACCGGCTCCGGCAGGCCGAGCAGCGGGCCCGTGAGCCGATCGCCATCATCGGTATGGCCTGCCGGTTCCCCGGCAGGGTCGACAGTCCCGAAGACCTGTGGCGACTCGTCGATCAGGGCACGGATGCGGTGTCGAGTTTCCCCACCGACCGCGGGTGGGATCTGGACGCGCTGTACGACCCGGACCCCGACCACGCGGGGACCAGCTATGTCCGGACCGGCGGATTCATCGACGCCGCCGCGTTCGACGCCGGCTTCTTCGACATCTCACCCCGTGAGGCGACGGCGATCGACCCGCAGCAGCGGCTGCTGTTGGAGACCGCGTGGGAGGCGATCGAGCGCGCCGGTATCCGACCGGAGACGTTGCGAGGCGGCCGTACCGGCGTGTACGTCGGGACGAGCGGTCAGGACTACTGGGACGAGGTGGTCGCCGACGTCCCGGCCGAGTATGAGGGATATCTGGGCTTGAGTACGGCCGCTTCGGTGCTGGCCGGCCGGATCGCGTACACCCTCGGGCTGGAAGGCCCGGCGGTCACGGTGGACACGGCGTGTTCGTCGTCGTTGGTCGCGCTGCACCTGGCCGGGCAGGCCCTGCGCCAGGACGAGTGCACCCTGGCCCTGGCCGCCGGGGTGAGCGTGCTGGCCACGCCGGGGGCGTTCGTCGCCTTCAGCCGGCAGCGCGGCCTGTCTTCCGACGGTCGCTGCCACGCGTTCTCCGACGACGCCGACGGCACCGGCTGGGCCGAAGGAGTCGGAGTCCTCGTCCTGGAACGGCTCTCCGATGCGCAGCGGAACGGTCATCCGGTCCTGGCCGTCATCCGCGGCAGCGCGGTGAACCAGGATGGTGCCAGCAACGGGCTGACCGCACCGAACGGGCCGTCGCAGCAGCGCGTCATCCGACAGGCACTCACCAACGCCGGGCTCACAGCAGCCGACATCGACGCGGTCGAAGCCCACGGGACCGGCACCGCGCTGGGTGACCCCATCGAAGCCCAGGCCTTGATCAACACCTATGGACGGGGCAGGCCGGACGGCCGGCCGCTGTGGCTGGGCACTCTGAAATCCAACATCGGTCACACGCAGGCCGCCGCGGGCATCGCCGGCATCATGAAGATGACCGTGTCCATGCAGCACGGTGTGCTCCCCCGCACCCTCCACGTCACCCGGCCGACGACCAAGATCGACTGGACCGACGGCCACGTCAGGCTGCTGACCGAAGCCCAGCCTTGGCCGGTCGGCGACCGGCCCCGCTGGGCGGGTGTCTCCGCTTTCGGTGTCAGCGGCACGAATGCCCACGTCATCCTTGAGGAGCCGCCTGCTCCTCAACCTCAGCCCCAACCGACGCCAGTCCCGGCACCGTTCGAGCCCTCTGCGGTGCCGTGGTTGTTGTCGGCCAAGACCGCTGAGGGTTTGCGGGAGCAGGCGGCACGGTTGGCCTCGCACATCAGCGCCCGCCCGGAATCGACGCCCGCGGACGTCGCCTGGTCGCTGGCCACCACTCGCACCCACTTCACTCACCGCGCCGTGGTGATCGGCCAGGACCGCGAAAGCCTGCTCGACGCCACCACCGCCTTCGCGCAGGGGACGCCCGCACCATCGGCGGTCGCCGGCGTCGCCCGCGCCGGCGGGAAGACGGTGTTCGTCTTCCCCGGTCAGGGTTCGCAGTGGGTTGGCATGGGAGTGGATCTGCTCCAGTCCTCCCCGGTGTTCGCTGCTCGCATCGCCGCGTGCGATCAGGCTCTACGTCAGTACACCGACTGGTCCCTGCTCGATGTGCTCCAAGGCGCCACCGACGCACCGCCACTGGAACGCGTCGATGTTCTGCAACCGACCTTGTTCGCGGTCATGGTCGCCCTGGCTGATCTCTGGCAGGCCTGCGGCATCCGCCCCGACGCCGTCATCGGACACTCCCAAGGCGAGATCGCCGCCGCCCACATCGCCGGAGCGCTCAGCCTCGATGACGCCACACGAGTCGTGGCCCTACGCGCTCAAGCACTCCAACAACTCTCCGGACTCGGCGCGATGGCATCCATCTCCCTGTCCGCCGACGCAACCGGCGAACTCATCGCTGCCTGGAGCAATGATCTCTCCGTCGCCGCGTTGAACGGCCCGGCCACCACCATCGTCTCCGGCGAAACCGAAGCGCTCGACCAGGTGCTCGTGCACTGCGAAACCACCGGCGTCCACGCCCGACGAATCAACGTCGACTACGCCTCACACTCATCCCACGTCGAAACCATCCAAGAGCAGATACTCAAGACGCTCGCACCGATCACTCCACGCAAGGCCGGGATCCCCTGGTACTCCACCCTGCACAGCGCATGGATGACCGGCACCGAAGCCGACGCCACCTACTGGTACGACAACCTCCGCCAGCCCGTCGCCTTCCACCCCGCCATACGCACCCTGATAGACGCCAACCACCACTACTTCATCGAAGTCAGCCCACACCCCGTCCTGACCACGTCCATCACCGACGCCGACGCCGCAGCCGTCGAAACCCTCCGCCGCGACCACGGCGACACCACCCAACTCACCACCGCACTCGCGCAGCTCCATATCCACGGCAGACCGCTGGACTGGCAACCGCTCCTCACGCCCGGACGATCCGCCGACCTCCCCACCTACGCTTTCCAACACCGGAACTACTGGCTCAAGTCTTCTCGCAACACTCACAGCCTCTCGGCATCAGGGCTCGATCACAGCGGCCACCCGCTCCTGTCGGCGGCGTTGCCGCTGGCCGACTCCACCGGATTGGTCCTCACCGGCCGGATCTCCTCGGATTCCGCGCCCTGGACCGCCGACCACGTCGTGGGCGGCGCCGTGCTGTTTCCCGGCGCGGGCTTCGCCGAACTCGCCCTCCACGCCGCCGCCCTCACCGGCGATGAGCACACCGTGGAGGAATTGACACTGCTGGCACCACTTGCGCTGCCCGCCCGCGGCGGGACTCGGCTGCAGATCCTGGTCGGCGCCCCTGCCGACGCCGCCCGACGCTCTATCAGCATTCACACGCGCGCCGAGACAGCCGACGCGGAGTGGGAGTGCCACGCCACCGGCTTCCTCGTTCCAGCAACCGAGACGGCTGTTCCCGACGAGCTCAGCACCTGGCCGCCCGTCGGCGCCAAAGCTCTTGACGTGACAGGGCTCTACGACCGGCTCGCCGCCCGCGGATACGCCTACGGCCCCGCGATCCAGGCGCTGCACGCCGCCTGGCGACACGGGCAGAGCATCTACGCCGAGATCACGCTCGACGACCAAGCGGCTGATGAGGCCCGCGCCTTCACCATCCACCCCGCGCTCCTGGATGCGGCCCTTCACGCCGTCGCCCTCGACGCCGAGACCGCGCGCGACGATCCCGCCGGCACGATCCGGCTCCCCTTCGCCTGGAACGGCCTGCGTCTGCACACATCCGGTGCCACGGCTCTGCGCGTCCGCATGACCCCGACCGGCCCCGACGCGGTCACCCTCGAACTCGCCGATCTGGCGACCGGCGAACCGGTCGCCTCGATCGCCTCCCTGGTCACTCGGCCGACCGCCGCCACCACGGGTCCCTTCCGCTTCGACTGGTCCCCCGCGCCGATCGGCAAAGTGGGCGCGCTCGACACCGCCTCCGAGTGGTACGACGACCTGGACACGCTGCGCACCGCCACCGACCACGGCACCCCGGTTCCCACATGGGTGATCGTGCCTGCGCACACCACGTTGGACGAGATTCTGGCCACGACCCAGGCCTGGATCGCAGACCCCCGCTTTGCCGCCTCCCGGCTCGTCCTCGTCACGGAGAACGCCGTCGGACCGCAGAGCGGTTCGTCGACGGACCAGGCGTCCGAACTCGCCGGGGCAGCGGTCTGGGGACTGATCCGCGCGGCCCAGTCCGAGCACCCCGACCGGTTCGTCCTGCTCGATGTCGACGACCGGCAGTCCCTCCCGCTCGCCGACGTCCTCGCCGCAGCAGCCAACGACGAGCCGCAACTCGCCGTGCGCAACGGAACCGTCCTCGCGCCCCGTCTCGTCCCGGTCGATCCGGACCCGGTCTCCACGCCGCCGGCCTGGAATCCTGACGGCACCGTGCTGATCACCGGCGGGACCGGCACCCTCGGCCGCATCGTCGCCCGGCACCTCGTGGACCACCACGGCATCCGCCACCTGCTCCTGGTCAGCCGCAGCGGCCCGCAGGCGGCCGACATCGACACCTTCGCCACAGAGATGGCAGGGGCAGGCGCCCACGTGACCATCGAAGCCTGCGACGTCGCCGACAAGGAAGCACTGGCCCGATTGCTCGGTACTGTGCCCCAAGAGCACCCGCTCACCGGCGTGATCCACGCCGCCGGGGTCCTCGACGACGGCGTCCTGACCGCCCTCACCCCCGAACGACTCCGCACCGTCTTCCGCCCCAAAGCCGACGCAGCCTGGAACCTCCATGCGCTCACACAGCACATGGACCTCGCCGCATTCGTCCTGTTCTCCTCCGCCGCCGGCACCCTCGGCAACCCAGGCCAAGCCAACTACGCCGCCGCCAACGCCTACCTCGACGGCCTCGCCCGCCACCGACACACCCTCGGCCTGCCAGCCCTGTCCACCGCATGGGGCCTGTGGGAACAAACCAGCACCATGACCGCCCACCTCACGGACACCCTCCAGGCCAGGACGACCACAAACGCGCTTCCCGCACTGACGACCGAGCGTGCCCTTAGCCTGCTCGACACCGCGCTCGCGAGCACCGAGCCCACCCTCACCCTCGTCGACCGGGTCCCCGTCAGCCCGCGCCGCACCGCGCGCTCCGGTCGGGCCGTGCCTGCCGGGACCAGCATCGTCACCCGCCTGACCGGTCAGACCACGGCCAGGCAGCACCAGCTCCTGCTCGACCTCGTCCGCACCCAAGCAGCCACCGTCCTCGGCCACACCACCACCGAACACCTCCCACCCGACCGCCCCTTCAAAGACCTCGGCTTCGACTCCCTCACCGCCGTCGACCTCCGCAACAGACTCACCACCGCCACCGGACTACGACTCCCCGCGACACTCGTCTTCGACTATCCGAAACCGCGATCGCTCGCCGACCATCTCGCCGAGCTGCTGCGGGGTGACGAGCCTGCCCCCGCAAGCGATGTCCCCGAGGAAGCCGACCCCGACCGCTGGGGCCACATCGACGCCCTGGACGCCGAAAGCCTGATCAACCTGGCGTTGCACGGCGACACCGGCACCGGCACCAGCGCCGGTTTCGACGACGCCAGACGAGAGATGTGA